DNA sequence from the Sceloporus undulatus isolate JIND9_A2432 ecotype Alabama chromosome 4, SceUnd_v1.1, whole genome shotgun sequence genome:
TCCTTGTTGGATTCAACTCAGTCTGTACAAGAGCTGCAGCAGTATCTGGTTGTTGTAATAGGCCATTAGGCTGAAGCTGAATTGTTGTATGAAAGAAACTGTGTAGATTTATGGCTCTCTAGGTCTAGGAACTGGTGATTTCCCTGTATTTGCACTCATCCAAGAGAGCAGATGCATAGGTTTGGATttcactaaaaaaataaataaatgccaagcAATTTGACTTGATTGAAGAAAgtgtgccatttgctgctctatCTGTGGCAGCAAAATGCACTGGGCATGATCTGTCCACCAACAATGTGCTTTAAATATCTCTTTCCCCCATAGCCACACAAGCTGCTTTTCAGAAATTCCATAGCAGACACAAGTCTTATGTCAGCATATTTCAattaatttaatttcagtttaatTAGACCTCAAAATGGTATTCAAATAGTTGGCTACAGGGAAAAAAGACTCAATCTGTTCCTCCATCTGGCTTTTCTCTTTACAGACCAAAACATCTATGAAAATCCGAGGGTGCGTCAATGCCTGCACAATGTCACAGGAGAAGAAAGCGGCCAAAGCATTACCACAGTCATCGGCTGCTGGGACCAAGCCCAAGAAGCAGTTACCTGTAGCTCTGGGCTACAAGATGGAGCAGGCCTTAGTTTCAGAATATGTCCCTGTTGTCATACACCCAGGGGGATACAAGGCTGAGTCTCTTAGCTTTGCTTTCTACAACCCCAACTACACCAATTCGTACATGCCATTTTACACCTTACAGAAACCAAC
Encoded proteins:
- the GUCA1ANB gene encoding putative uncharacterized protein GUCA1ANB, which gives rise to MKIRGCVNACTMSQEKKAAKALPQSSAAGTKPKKQLPVALGYKMEQALVSEYVPVVIHPGGYKAESLSFAFYNPNYTNSYMPFYTLQKPTCGYRYCRDTDHTRKVLDVERVNIPKWRTIVVKKPGVLSTGSKH